The following are encoded together in the Neofelis nebulosa isolate mNeoNeb1 chromosome 9, mNeoNeb1.pri, whole genome shotgun sequence genome:
- the NKX2-2 gene encoding homeobox protein Nkx-2.2, whose amino-acid sequence MSLTNTKTGFSVKDILDLPDTNDEEGSVAEGPEEESEGPEPAKRAGPLGQGTLDTVQSLPLKNPFYDSSDNPYTRWLASTEGLQYSLHGLAAGAAPQDSSSKSPEPSADESPDNDKETPGGGGDAGKKRKRRVLFSKAQTYELERRFRQQRYLSAPEREHLASLIRLTPTQVKIWFQNHRYKMKRARAEKGMEVTPLPSPRRVAVPVLVRDGKPCHALKAQDLAAATFQAGIPFSAYSAQSLQHMQYNAQYSSASTPQYPTAHPLVQAQQWTW is encoded by the exons ATGTCGCTGACCAACACAAAGACGGGGTTTTCGGTCAAGGACATCTTGGACCTGCCGGACACCAACGATGAGGAGGGCTCGGTGGCCGAAGGGCCAGAGGAGGAGAGCGAGGGGCCGGAGCCCGCCAAGAGGGCCGGGCCGCTGGGGCAGGGCACCCTGGacacggtgcagagcctgccccTGAAGAACCCCTTCTACGACAGCAGCGACAACCCATATACGCGCTGGCTGGCCAGCACCGAGGGCCTCCAGTACTCCC tgcATGGGCTGGCGGCCGGCGCGGCGCCCCAGGACTCAAGCTCCAAGTCCCCGGAGCCCTCGGCCGACGAGTCACCGGACAATGACAAGGAGACCCCGGGCGGCGGGGGGGACGCGGGCAAGAAGCGGAAGCGGCGGGTGCTCTTCTCCAAGGCGCAGACCTATGAGCTGGAACGGCGCTTCCGGCAGCAGCGGTACCTGTCGGCGCCCGAGCGCGAGCACCTGGCCAGCCTCATCCGCCTCACGCCCACGCAGGTCAAGATCTGGTTCCAGAACCACCGCTACAAGATGAAGCGCGCCCGGGCGGAGAAAGGTATGGAGGTGACACCCCTACCCTCGCCGCGCCGGGTGGCCGTGCCTGTTTTGGTCAGGGACGGCAAACCGTGCCACGCGCTCAAAGCCCAGGACCTGGCAGCCGCCACCTTCCAGGCGGGCATCCCCTTTTCGGCCTACAGCGCGCAGTCTCTGCAGCACATGCAGTACAACGCCCAGTACAGCTCGGCCAGCACCCCCCAGTACCCGACAGCACACCCCCTTGTCCAGGCCCAGCAGTGGACTTGGTGA